The proteins below come from a single Plantactinospora sp. KBS50 genomic window:
- a CDS encoding TetR family transcriptional regulator, translating to MTASDLDHPPDVPPNRRERRKRETRAALERAALRLFAEKGYEQTTVEEIADTADVAVRTFFRYFASKQHVLFGDVAHQRANRLRAALAASPPDLPALEAIRLVLDELDIGPVERQEILVRLRLLEQQPSLVGTYLLLNHELRAVLVEFVADRTGLAVTDPYPLMVGSATVASWDVALTVWAGAGGRDRLSDLRRGVFATLTAGLPAEPPVPGPPVRGPTPGPTTPGPTTGGGPDGPGLRRGS from the coding sequence GTGACCGCCTCCGACCTGGACCACCCGCCCGACGTGCCGCCGAACCGGCGGGAACGTCGGAAGCGGGAGACGCGGGCCGCGTTGGAACGGGCCGCGCTGCGGTTGTTCGCCGAGAAGGGGTACGAGCAGACCACGGTCGAGGAGATCGCCGACACGGCCGACGTGGCGGTGCGGACCTTCTTCCGGTACTTCGCCTCCAAACAGCACGTGTTGTTCGGCGATGTGGCGCACCAGCGGGCGAACAGGTTGCGGGCCGCGCTGGCCGCGAGCCCGCCCGACCTGCCGGCGCTGGAGGCGATCCGGCTCGTCCTCGACGAGTTGGACATCGGTCCGGTGGAGCGGCAGGAGATCCTGGTCCGGCTCCGCCTGCTGGAACAGCAGCCGTCGCTGGTGGGGACGTACCTGCTGCTCAACCACGAACTGCGGGCGGTGCTGGTGGAGTTCGTCGCCGACCGGACCGGGCTGGCCGTCACCGACCCGTACCCACTGATGGTCGGCAGCGCCACGGTGGCCTCCTGGGACGTCGCCCTCACCGTGTGGGCCGGGGCCGGCGGCCGGGACCGCCTCTCCGACCTGCGCCGCGGTGTGTTCGCGACGCTGACCGCGGGTCTGCCGGCCGAGCCGCCGGTGCCGGGTCCGCCTGTGCGGGGTCCGACGCCGGGTCCGACGACGCCGGGTCCGACGACGGGCGGCGGACCGGACGGTCCGGGCCTTCGCCGCGGTTCCTAG
- a CDS encoding 3-hydroxyacyl-CoA dehydrogenase family protein: MTDRFVVIGAGTMGLGIAYVAAGAGFAVELVEVDAGRATAATDSLHRLWDAAVRRGKLSAADAEAGRDRLAVLPDLDECAAQPAIIVEAVPERLDLKRSVLAAAEARQPALLASNTSSIPIGELATGLRAPDRFLGLHFFNPVWVMSLLEVVVGAATAPDRVQDAVALAGRLGKDPIVVRDMPGFATSRLGVTLGLEAIRMVADGVASPSDIDKAMVLGYRHPVGPLELTDLVGLDVRLDIARTLQRSYGDRFAPPPLLVEMVTEGRLGKKSGAGFYRWEGGVRQ; this comes from the coding sequence ATGACGGATCGCTTCGTGGTCATCGGCGCCGGCACCATGGGCCTGGGCATCGCGTACGTCGCCGCCGGCGCGGGCTTCGCCGTGGAACTCGTCGAGGTGGACGCCGGCCGGGCGACCGCGGCCACCGACAGCCTGCACCGGCTGTGGGACGCCGCGGTGCGGCGCGGCAAACTCTCGGCGGCGGACGCCGAGGCCGGCCGGGACCGGCTCGCGGTGCTGCCCGACCTCGACGAGTGCGCGGCGCAACCCGCGATCATCGTGGAGGCCGTGCCGGAGCGACTCGACCTCAAGCGGAGTGTGCTGGCCGCCGCCGAGGCGCGCCAACCGGCCCTGCTGGCCAGCAACACCTCCAGCATCCCGATCGGCGAGCTGGCCACCGGGCTGCGGGCGCCGGACCGGTTTCTCGGGCTGCACTTCTTCAACCCGGTCTGGGTGATGTCACTGCTGGAGGTCGTGGTCGGCGCGGCCACCGCGCCGGACCGGGTGCAGGACGCGGTGGCCCTGGCCGGGCGGCTGGGCAAGGACCCGATCGTGGTACGCGACATGCCCGGGTTCGCGACGTCCCGGTTGGGCGTCACGCTCGGACTGGAGGCGATCCGGATGGTGGCCGACGGGGTGGCCAGCCCGTCGGACATCGACAAGGCGATGGTGCTCGGCTACCGGCACCCGGTGGGACCGCTGGAGCTGACCGACCTGGTCGGCCTGGACGTCCGGCTGGACATTGCCCGTACCCTCCAGCGAAGCTACGGCGACCGGTTCGCCCCACCGCCGCTGCTGGTGGAGATGGTCACCGAGGGCAGGCTGGGCAAGAAGTCCGGCGCCGGCTTCTACCGCTGGGAAGGCGGGGTACGGCAGTGA
- a CDS encoding enoyl-CoA hydratase/isomerase family protein, with the protein MSGLRIEERPDRVVVTLDRPEKRNAVDAEMVDGLHALCAELEREPRLLLLTGGTEGIFAAGADIAQLRDRGVGDALAAINSGVFARIRALPLPTVAAVDGPALGGGAELAYACDLRLCTARAMFGQPEVRLGIIAGAGATHRLPALVGEARAKELLFTGRRVDAAEALRIGLVNRVVEEPARLLAAAHELLDEIGRASSLALRLTKLAVDAPAAAHPQLDLVSQAVLFTDGEKHRRMTDFLDRRRDRSG; encoded by the coding sequence GTGAGCGGTCTTCGCATCGAGGAACGACCGGACCGGGTGGTGGTCACCCTCGACCGGCCGGAGAAGCGCAACGCCGTGGACGCGGAGATGGTCGACGGGCTGCACGCGCTCTGCGCCGAACTGGAGCGGGAGCCCCGGCTGCTGTTGCTGACCGGCGGCACCGAGGGCATCTTCGCGGCCGGGGCGGACATCGCCCAACTGCGGGACCGGGGGGTCGGGGACGCCCTCGCGGCGATCAACTCCGGGGTGTTCGCCCGGATCCGCGCCCTCCCGCTGCCGACCGTGGCCGCCGTGGACGGCCCGGCGCTCGGTGGCGGCGCCGAGCTGGCGTACGCCTGTGACCTGCGACTCTGTACGGCGCGTGCGATGTTCGGCCAGCCCGAGGTGCGGCTGGGCATCATCGCCGGGGCGGGTGCCACGCACCGGCTGCCCGCGCTGGTCGGCGAGGCACGGGCCAAGGAACTGCTGTTCACCGGCCGGCGGGTGGACGCCGCCGAGGCGCTGCGGATCGGCCTGGTCAACCGGGTGGTCGAGGAGCCCGCCAGGCTGCTGGCCGCCGCGCACGAACTGCTGGACGAGATCGGCCGGGCCTCGTCGCTGGCGCTGCGGCTGACCAAGCTCGCGGTGGACGCGCCGGCCGCCGCGCATCCCCAGCTCGACCTGGTCAGCCAGGCGGTGCTGTTCACCGACGGGGAGAAGCACCGCCGGATGACCGACTTCCTCGACCGCCGCCGGGACCGGTCCGGCTAG
- a CDS encoding ABC transporter substrate-binding protein, producing MPVSRLTRGVALTACAVLALTATACSKDEKDSSGDTTAAPQVRLYGTDGNMQNSFGKEFPDQVGILSGMKGTTPLTPLPQDFKDRLHTVDPKLNDFTYAAESYDAVVISALAAQLAGSTEPAKIARQINGVTTTGQRCDTAAACLKLARSGIDIEYRGISLTRGGFTTAGEPSTASYGTLHFNDSDQIDEAKTEFVGAGDETTASTAAPPAPQKEQTGRSNRKTGAPLKLGGLLPKTGDLALAYPPMITGALLGVKDVNAAGGVLGEPVEWIDGDDGTNPEVAKATVAQHVADGVQVIIGAGASGISRTVLPDVVAAGLVLFSPCNTDAGLSTIEDKGLYFRTAPSDILQGRALADVILRDGPHKIVLVARKDSYGQGLQGYVRAELERAGIGVDSLKLLTYDPPPDGNGSTLDFSAGAEEIKNYQADAVLVIGYGESAQVIKALLAAGVEIQH from the coding sequence ATGCCCGTTTCCCGTCTGACCCGGGGCGTCGCACTCACCGCGTGCGCCGTCCTGGCGCTGACCGCCACCGCGTGCAGCAAGGACGAGAAGGACAGCAGCGGCGACACCACCGCCGCTCCCCAGGTCCGGCTCTACGGCACGGACGGCAACATGCAGAACTCGTTCGGTAAGGAGTTCCCCGACCAGGTCGGCATCCTCAGCGGGATGAAGGGCACCACGCCGCTGACCCCGCTGCCGCAGGACTTCAAGGACCGGCTGCACACCGTCGATCCGAAGCTCAACGACTTCACCTACGCCGCCGAGTCGTACGACGCGGTCGTGATCAGCGCGCTCGCCGCGCAGTTGGCCGGCTCCACGGAGCCGGCGAAGATCGCCCGGCAGATCAACGGGGTGACCACCACCGGGCAGCGCTGCGACACGGCCGCGGCCTGCCTGAAGCTGGCCCGCTCCGGGATCGACATCGAGTACCGCGGGATCTCGCTGACCCGGGGCGGCTTCACCACCGCCGGCGAACCCTCCACGGCCAGCTACGGCACGTTGCACTTCAACGACTCCGACCAGATCGACGAGGCGAAGACCGAGTTCGTCGGCGCGGGCGACGAGACGACCGCCAGCACCGCCGCACCGCCGGCGCCGCAGAAGGAGCAGACCGGTCGGAGCAACAGGAAGACCGGTGCGCCGTTGAAGCTCGGCGGGCTGCTGCCGAAGACCGGCGACCTCGCGCTCGCGTACCCGCCGATGATCACCGGCGCGCTGCTGGGCGTGAAGGATGTCAACGCCGCGGGCGGGGTGCTGGGCGAGCCGGTGGAGTGGATCGACGGCGACGACGGCACCAACCCCGAGGTGGCGAAGGCCACCGTCGCCCAGCATGTGGCCGACGGCGTACAGGTGATCATCGGTGCCGGCGCCTCCGGGATCTCCCGGACCGTGCTGCCGGACGTGGTCGCGGCCGGGCTCGTCCTCTTCTCACCCTGCAACACCGACGCGGGCCTGAGCACCATCGAGGACAAGGGCCTCTACTTCCGGACCGCGCCGTCGGACATCCTCCAGGGCCGCGCGCTGGCCGATGTGATCCTGCGGGACGGTCCGCACAAGATCGTTCTGGTCGCCCGCAAGGACTCCTACGGCCAGGGCCTCCAGGGGTACGTGCGGGCCGAGCTGGAACGGGCCGGCATCGGCGTGGACAGCCTCAAGCTGCTGACCTACGACCCGCCGCCGGACGGCAACGGCTCCACCCTCGACTTCTCGGCCGGCGCCGAGGAGATCAAGAACTACCAGGCGGACGCCGTGCTGGTGATCGGTTACGGCGAGTCGGCACAGGTCATCAAGGCGCTGCTGGCGGCCGGGGTCGAGATCCAGCACTGA